The Streptomyces sp. Je 1-332 genome has a window encoding:
- a CDS encoding GTP-binding protein: MDIAIVGGLHSDARKEAVERLLATVPGSVALHHDLATAAHGTVVRTVRDATGVLSTGEAPLVNDCACCALREDLVPELERLADSGLTRLAVVELWDSVEPKAMAGVITAQGHEGLRLSGVITAVDPALLLPYLGNGDDLMEAGLAAAATDQRTVADTLARQLEYAPVLAVADSPDADDEDRALLAQLHPTARQVPISGHGGLAGAALAGFDVEAAAAAQHPSCALLPTDADEAGVATLVWHRDRPFHPERLYQALEDLTCAAARSRGRFWLADHPDTLLGWDAAGGALCVESAGPWLASLPDAAWEMVPPVRRAAAALDWHPEHGDCCQHLVFVSPGLDREALEQVLESCLLTDEEYAAGREAWKHLPPAFDTLLEA; this comes from the coding sequence ATGGACATCGCCATCGTCGGCGGGCTCCACTCCGACGCCCGCAAGGAAGCCGTCGAGCGGCTCCTCGCCACCGTCCCCGGAAGCGTGGCGCTCCACCACGACCTCGCGACCGCCGCACACGGCACCGTTGTGCGTACGGTGCGCGACGCCACCGGAGTGCTCTCCACGGGCGAGGCACCGCTGGTCAACGACTGTGCGTGCTGCGCCCTGCGCGAGGATCTGGTGCCCGAACTCGAACGGCTCGCGGACTCCGGTCTCACGCGGCTCGCGGTCGTCGAGCTGTGGGACTCCGTGGAGCCCAAGGCCATGGCGGGGGTCATCACGGCGCAGGGGCACGAGGGGCTGCGGCTGAGCGGGGTGATCACGGCCGTCGACCCCGCGCTCCTGTTGCCCTACCTCGGGAACGGCGACGACCTCATGGAGGCCGGGCTCGCCGCGGCCGCCACGGATCAGCGCACGGTCGCCGACACCTTGGCCCGCCAGCTCGAGTACGCCCCCGTCCTGGCCGTCGCGGACTCGCCCGACGCCGACGACGAGGACCGCGCGCTCCTCGCCCAGCTCCACCCGACCGCCCGGCAGGTCCCGATCAGCGGTCATGGGGGCCTGGCGGGCGCCGCGCTCGCCGGATTCGACGTCGAGGCTGCCGCCGCGGCCCAGCATCCGTCCTGCGCGCTGCTGCCGACCGACGCCGACGAGGCGGGGGTCGCCACCCTCGTATGGCACCGGGACCGGCCCTTCCACCCGGAGCGGCTCTATCAGGCCCTTGAGGACCTGACCTGCGCGGCGGCCCGCAGCCGGGGGCGGTTCTGGCTCGCCGACCATCCGGACACGCTGCTCGGCTGGGACGCGGCGGGCGGCGCGCTGTGCGTGGAGAGCGCGGGGCCCTGGCTCGCGTCGCTGCCGGATGCCGCGTGGGAGATGGTGCCGCCGGTGCGGCGGGCCGCTGCCGCGCTCGACTGGCATCCCGAGCACGGTGACTGCTGCCAGCACCTGGTCTTCGTCTCGCCCGGCCTGGACCGCGAGGCACTGGAACAGGTCCTGGAGTCCTGCCTGTTGACGGACGAGGAGTACGCCGCCGGGCGCGAGGCCTGGAAACACCTGCCCCCCGCCTTCGACACCCTCCTGGAGGCCTGA
- a CDS encoding VOC family protein: protein MAETMIPLFPCHELDETLDFYQAIGFEVTFHQKSPYQYGVVERGDMQFQFFRMKGYDPKASISACYVLTDDVDALHASFRAGLKQTLGRIPTRGLPRIGALKDMSYGVRQFLMTDPAGNNIRVGQPIADSFAHSAVPKERYARALHQAVLLGESKEDPSAAARIIDHALAADGTPTPVQLVKLYVVRAEMAEQLGEPERPAEWLDRAAAVRLTEEERQAAADELLRAEDLHASL, encoded by the coding sequence ATGGCCGAGACAATGATCCCCTTGTTCCCCTGCCACGAGCTCGACGAGACCCTCGACTTCTACCAAGCCATCGGCTTCGAGGTGACCTTCCACCAGAAGAGCCCCTATCAGTACGGCGTCGTGGAGCGCGGCGACATGCAGTTCCAGTTCTTCCGTATGAAGGGCTACGACCCGAAGGCGTCCATCAGCGCCTGCTACGTCCTCACCGACGACGTGGACGCCCTCCACGCCTCCTTCCGCGCCGGCCTCAAGCAGACCCTCGGCCGGATACCGACCCGCGGCCTGCCCCGCATCGGCGCCCTGAAGGACATGAGCTACGGGGTGCGGCAGTTCCTGATGACGGACCCCGCGGGCAACAACATCCGCGTCGGGCAGCCCATCGCCGACTCCTTCGCACACTCGGCGGTACCGAAGGAGAGGTACGCGCGCGCCCTGCACCAGGCCGTACTCCTCGGCGAGTCCAAGGAGGACCCCTCGGCCGCGGCCCGCATCATCGACCACGCGCTCGCGGCGGACGGCACCCCCACCCCCGTACAGCTCGTGAAGCTGTACGTCGTGCGGGCCGAGATGGCCGAGCAGCTCGGCGAGCCGGAGCGTCCCGCCGAGTGGCTCGACCGGGCCGCGGCGGTCCGGCTGACCGAGGAGGAGCGGCAGGCTGCGGCCGACGAGCTGTTGCGGGCCGAGGATCTGCACGCGTCCCTCTAG
- a CDS encoding DUF397 domain-containing protein: MHHVFNGMAAKELHGVVWQKSRHSNSQGACVEFAKLPGGDVAVRNSRFPDGPALVYTRAEIEAMLLGMKDGEFDHLIGG; this comes from the coding sequence GTGCATCACGTGTTCAACGGCATGGCTGCCAAGGAGCTGCACGGGGTGGTCTGGCAGAAGAGCAGGCACAGCAACTCGCAGGGAGCCTGCGTGGAGTTCGCGAAACTGCCGGGCGGCGACGTCGCGGTACGGAACTCGCGGTTCCCCGACGGGCCGGCGCTCGTCTACACGCGCGCCGAGATAGAGGCCATGCTGCTCGGCATGAAGGACGGGGAGTTCGACCACCTCATAGGTGGCTGA
- a CDS encoding ATP-binding protein yields MGTNGSTMLEPLRQGLPPLDPSAVSSAASCSLPARYEAVGSARQFTRKTLGQWELEERFDDIALVVSELVTNALRHALPSDTPRDHGPPVRLHLMRWTSRLVCAVRDPSDDSPVTRETDDDFSAESGRGLFLVDSFSDSWGWHPLAGALRGKVVWALFQLA; encoded by the coding sequence ATGGGGACGAATGGATCGACCATGCTCGAGCCGTTACGGCAGGGGCTTCCCCCACTCGACCCCTCGGCCGTCTCCAGCGCCGCGTCCTGCTCCCTGCCCGCCCGCTACGAAGCGGTGGGCAGCGCACGGCAGTTCACCCGTAAGACGCTTGGTCAGTGGGAACTGGAAGAGCGCTTCGACGACATCGCCCTCGTCGTCTCCGAACTCGTCACCAACGCCCTCAGACACGCCCTGCCGTCCGACACCCCGCGCGACCACGGCCCGCCGGTGCGGCTGCACTTGATGCGCTGGACCTCACGTCTGGTGTGCGCGGTGCGCGACCCCAGCGACGACAGTCCGGTCACGCGCGAGACCGACGACGACTTTTCGGCCGAATCGGGCCGCGGCCTTTTCCTGGTGGACTCGTTCAGCGACAGCTGGGGCTGGCACCCTCTCGCGGGCGCACTGCGGGGCAAGGTCGTGTGGGCGCTGTTCCAGCTGGCGTAG
- a CDS encoding PadR family transcriptional regulator codes for MSAIRLLVLGAVRQHGRAHGYQVRNDLEYWGAHEWSNAKPGSIYHALKQMAKQGLLLAHEIAPSTAGGPPRTEYEMTEAGTEEYLNLLRSNLVSYDQRPDMLSAALGFIVDLPRDEAVELLKQRVRGIEEWRRSVTEYYTPEEGPEQLGHIGEIMNLWVHTADGGVEWTRGLIARIEGGAYTFAGEGEPFVGVLAEGEENPFGAGEPHAGDEH; via the coding sequence ATGTCGGCGATCCGACTCCTTGTCCTCGGCGCCGTCCGTCAGCACGGGCGGGCCCACGGCTACCAGGTCCGCAACGACCTGGAGTACTGGGGCGCCCATGAGTGGTCCAACGCCAAGCCCGGCTCGATCTACCACGCGCTGAAGCAGATGGCCAAGCAAGGCCTGCTGCTCGCCCACGAGATCGCCCCGTCGACCGCGGGCGGCCCGCCGCGCACGGAGTACGAGATGACGGAGGCGGGCACCGAGGAGTACCTGAACCTGCTCCGGTCCAACCTGGTCTCGTACGACCAGCGGCCCGACATGCTCTCGGCGGCTCTCGGCTTCATCGTCGACCTGCCCCGTGATGAGGCGGTGGAGCTCCTGAAGCAGCGGGTGCGGGGCATCGAGGAGTGGCGCAGGTCCGTCACCGAGTACTACACCCCCGAGGAAGGGCCTGAGCAGCTCGGGCACATCGGCGAGATCATGAACCTCTGGGTGCACACGGCCGACGGGGGTGTGGAGTGGACCCGCGGCCTGATCGCGCGGATCGAGGGCGGCGCGTACACGTTCGCGGGGGAGGGTGAGCCGTTCGTCGGCGTCCTAGCCGAGGGCGAGGAGAACCCGTTCGGGGCCGGGGAGCCGCATGCGGGGGACGAGCACTGA
- a CDS encoding aldehyde dehydrogenase family protein, translating into MSFFTDLAHQYIDGEWKAGSGSWDIIDFNPYDGEKLASITVATADEVDQAYRAAERAQRDWGTTSPYVRRAVFERALRIVEEREEEISEAIVAELGGTRLKAAFEIHLTKEFLREAVHVALQPEGRILPSPVDGKENRVYREPVGVVGVISPFNFPLLLSLKTVAPALALGNAVVLKPHQNTPVMGGSFLAKLFEDAGLPAGVLNVVITDIAEIGDAFIEHPVPSVISFTGSDRVGRHVGTVCAANFKRSILELGGNSALVVLDDADVDYAVDAAVFSRFVHQGQVCMAANRILVDRSLQTEFTDKFVAKVASLNVGDPADPATHIGPLINSSQADAVAKTVDQTVAAGAKVLLHGRTDGNLVAPSVLTDLPADSPALQQEIFGPVALLVPFDGEEEAVRIANDTPYGLSGAVHTADVERGVRFARRISSGMFHVNDGTVHDEPIVPFGGEKSSGVGRLNGESTVDAFTTQKWISVQHGRSRFPF; encoded by the coding sequence ATGTCCTTCTTCACTGACCTGGCTCACCAATACATAGACGGTGAGTGGAAGGCCGGTTCCGGCTCCTGGGACATCATCGACTTCAATCCGTACGACGGTGAGAAGCTGGCGTCGATCACGGTGGCGACGGCCGACGAGGTGGACCAGGCCTACCGAGCGGCCGAGCGTGCGCAGCGGGACTGGGGCACGACCAGCCCCTACGTCAGGCGCGCGGTGTTCGAGCGGGCCCTGCGCATAGTCGAGGAGCGCGAGGAAGAGATATCCGAGGCGATCGTCGCCGAGCTGGGCGGCACCCGGCTCAAGGCCGCCTTCGAGATCCACCTCACCAAGGAGTTCCTGCGCGAGGCCGTCCATGTCGCGCTGCAGCCGGAGGGCCGCATCCTGCCGTCGCCCGTCGACGGCAAGGAGAACCGCGTCTACCGCGAGCCGGTGGGCGTGGTCGGGGTCATCAGCCCCTTCAACTTCCCGCTCCTGCTCTCCCTGAAGACGGTCGCCCCGGCGCTCGCGCTCGGCAACGCGGTCGTGCTCAAGCCGCATCAGAACACGCCGGTGATGGGCGGCAGCTTCCTCGCGAAGCTCTTCGAGGACGCGGGTCTCCCGGCCGGCGTCCTGAACGTGGTCATCACCGACATAGCCGAGATCGGTGACGCGTTCATCGAGCACCCGGTGCCGAGCGTCATCTCCTTCACCGGCTCGGATCGCGTGGGCCGCCACGTCGGCACGGTCTGCGCCGCCAACTTCAAGCGGTCGATCCTGGAGCTCGGCGGCAACAGCGCCCTGGTCGTCCTGGACGACGCGGACGTCGACTACGCCGTGGACGCGGCGGTCTTCAGCCGCTTCGTGCACCAGGGGCAGGTCTGCATGGCCGCCAACCGCATCCTCGTGGACCGGTCGCTGCAGACGGAGTTCACCGACAAGTTCGTCGCCAAGGTCGCGTCCCTGAACGTCGGCGACCCGGCGGACCCGGCGACCCACATCGGCCCGCTGATCAACTCCTCGCAGGCGGACGCGGTGGCGAAGACCGTCGACCAGACGGTGGCCGCGGGCGCGAAGGTCCTCCTGCACGGCCGCACCGACGGCAATCTGGTGGCCCCCTCCGTCCTGACGGACCTGCCCGCCGACTCGCCGGCCCTCCAGCAGGAGATCTTCGGCCCGGTGGCGCTGCTCGTCCCCTTCGACGGCGAGGAAGAAGCCGTACGCATCGCCAACGACACCCCGTACGGGCTCAGCGGTGCCGTCCACACGGCCGACGTCGAGCGCGGCGTGCGGTTCGCGCGGCGGATCAGCAGCGGCATGTTCCACGTGAACGACGGCACCGTGCACGACGAGCCGATCGTGCCGTTCGGCGGCGAGAAGAGCTCGGGCGTCGGGCGTCTCAACGGCGAGTCGACGGTGGACGCGTTCACCACCCAGAAGTGGATCTCGGTGCAGCACGGCCGCTCCCGTTTCCCCTTCTGA
- a CDS encoding helix-turn-helix transcriptional regulator, producing the protein MTAGESSGSVVRRMLLGSQLRRLRESRGITREAAGYSIRASESKISRMELGRVSFKSRDVEDLLTLYGVSDDGERVALLSLAKEANLAGWWHSYSDILPGWFQTYVGLEGAASLIRVYEVQFVNGLLQTEAYAHAVVARGMKGASKADIERRVALRLERQKLLISERAPSFHCVLDEAALRRPYGDREVMRGQLQHLIEISERPNVTLQVMPFGFGGHSGESGAFTMLRFPESDLSDVVYVEQLTGALYLDKPEEVGQYERVVSELRRDSPNPADSRDLLRGLLQLT; encoded by the coding sequence GTGACCGCAGGGGAGTCGAGCGGCTCGGTCGTACGGCGCATGCTCCTTGGCTCGCAACTCAGGCGCCTGAGGGAATCGCGCGGCATCACCCGTGAAGCGGCCGGCTACTCGATCCGAGCCTCCGAATCGAAGATCAGCCGCATGGAGTTGGGACGGGTGAGCTTCAAGTCCAGGGACGTCGAGGACCTGTTGACGCTGTACGGCGTCTCCGACGATGGCGAACGGGTCGCGCTGCTCTCCCTCGCCAAGGAGGCCAACCTCGCGGGCTGGTGGCACAGTTACTCCGACATCCTGCCGGGCTGGTTCCAGACCTACGTCGGACTCGAAGGCGCCGCATCGCTCATCCGCGTCTACGAAGTCCAGTTCGTCAACGGCCTGTTGCAGACGGAGGCATACGCCCACGCGGTCGTCGCGCGCGGCATGAAGGGCGCGAGCAAGGCGGACATCGAGCGCCGCGTCGCCCTGCGTCTCGAACGCCAGAAGCTGCTCATTTCCGAGCGCGCCCCGAGCTTCCACTGCGTACTCGACGAGGCGGCGCTCCGACGCCCGTACGGAGACCGGGAAGTGATGAGGGGTCAGCTTCAGCATCTGATCGAGATCTCAGAACGGCCGAATGTCACTCTTCAGGTCATGCCGTTCGGTTTCGGAGGGCACTCGGGCGAGAGCGGAGCGTTCACCATGCTGCGCTTCCCGGAATCGGACCTGTCGGACGTCGTGTACGTGGAACAGCTGACCGGAGCCCTGTACCTCGACAAGCCGGAAGAAGTCGGCCAGTACGAGCGGGTGGTGAGCGAGCTGCGACGCGACAGCCCGAATCCGGCCGATAGTCGCGACCTTCTGCGAGGTCTGCTCCAACTGACGTGA